A region of the Syntrophales bacterium genome:
GCCTGCCGCTTCCAGCACCTCCAGTGTGTCGATTCCCATCTCGTTGAAGATTATGGAAAGCTCATTTATGAGAGCGATATTGATATCTCTTTGCGTATTTTCAATGACCTTGGCCGCTTCGGCTACCTTTATTGAAGAGGTTTGATGAATGTTAGCATTTACGATCCTGCCATAGACCTGCGTTAACAGAGCTAAGGTTTCCGGGTCGGACGCGGAAACGATTTTGGTGATTGTCTCTATGGTATGGACTTTATCACCTGGGTTAATCCTCTCGGGGGAGTATCCGACGGAGAAATCTTTGCCAAATTTCAAGCCGGATTCCTTTTCCAGGATAGGGACACATATATCTTCCGTTACTCCCGGGTAGACCGTCGATTCAAAGACCACACAGGAGCCTTGTGAGAGGTATTTACCCACAGTGGTTGAGGAATTTCGAATATATGTAAGATCCGGTGATTTAGCCTCATCGATGGGTGTTGGGACAGCCACGATGATGAGTCTGCAGGAAGAGAGCGCTTCGGGGTTGGTTGTAAAACCCATTGTTGATGATTGCAGGTCTGAACCGGTTACCTCCATGGTGCTGTCATAGCCGGCCCGGAGTTCAGCTATGCGGTCGGTATTGATATCATAGCCTGTAACAGAAAAATGCCTGGACAGATGGACGGCAAGCGGCAGGCCAACATAGCCGAGACCTACTACTGCAATCTTTTCTGTTTTATTTAAAAAAGAGTCGAACGATAATTCATTTTTCATGGGCAAGACTCACTTTTTCCAGCGCCTTCGCGCAGGCATTAAGAGTTGTTTCGATATCTTCGTCTGTGTGGGCGAATGAGAGAAAGGACGCCTCGAACTGGGAGGGGGCAATGTTTATCATGTTCGCAAGCATTTCCCTGAAATATCGTGCAAAAAGCGCAGTATCGCTTTTCCCGGCAGTTTCGAAGTCGAAGACCTTGTCCTCCGTAAAAAATATCGTAAACATTGAACCCACGCGGTTTATGCTAACGGGAATCCCTTTTTGATCAAAGAGTTTTTTCATTTCATGGCAGAGGAAGCCCGTTTTCCGGTCAATTTCGTCATAATCAACTTTTTTCTCAAGAATCTTGAGTGTTGTGATACCGGCGGCCATGGCCAGGGGGTTTCCGGAAAGGGTTCCAGCCTGGTAGACGGGCCCTGTCGGGGCGAGTTTTTCCATAATGTCTTTTCTCCCCCCGAAGGCGCCGACAGGAAGACCACCCCCGATTATCTTTCCGAGACAGGTAAGATCGGGTTCGATACCGGCGA
Encoded here:
- a CDS encoding nucleotide sugar dehydrogenase, giving the protein MKNELSFDSFLNKTEKIAVVGLGYVGLPLAVHLSRHFSVTGYDINTDRIAELRAGYDSTMEVTGSDLQSSTMGFTTNPEALSSCRLIIVAVPTPIDEAKSPDLTYIRNSSTTVGKYLSQGSCVVFESTVYPGVTEDICVPILEKESGLKFGKDFSVGYSPERINPGDKVHTIETITKIVSASDPETLALLTQVYGRIVNANIHQTSSIKVAEAAKVIENTQRDINIALINELSIIFNEMGIDTLEVLEAAGTKWNFLPFRPGLVGGHCIGVDPYYLTFKAESLGYHPQVILAGRRINDGMGKYIAGQTIKMLIAADKHVKNAKVAVLGLTFKENIPDLRNTKVADIINELKDYGGSVIVHDPHASAEEAYRQYGLKLQPLNQIKGVDAVILAVAHREYQELGLRKIAALCSDGDSPVVDVKGMFKHEEAKKLNINYWRL